In Acipenser ruthenus chromosome 44, fAciRut3.2 maternal haplotype, whole genome shotgun sequence, the genomic stretch atatatatatatatatatatatatatatatatatatatatatatatcaataagtTTTGTCTGGAAACTAGCCCGTTTAATCCGataatttattgtatttactgcGAATTTCATTAATAACACAGCCCTATATGTTTATATGGTACCTGTGGGAGGTATTCGGTAGGCGGCGCCAGCGCTGTAACAGACTGGCTGCTACAATGTTACAGGAGTCTGTACACGGAAGTACACAGTCTCTGTGTCTGGGTGGAGAAACATGGCTACCGTAGTTCAGAGCTGAACTCGTTCACATGCTGTGCTTAGTGTGATCAACAACAGCGAGTGTTCAACTCAGACGATTGCTGATATAACTTTTACAGCTGAGACGTCTTCACTTCACCAGAGTAAACGAACGCAGCGTGTTTATGAGACGCGTCTCTAAAATGAAAGAAGAGATGGATATCTGCGCATCCTCCGCGTCTCTCCTTGAGGAAGAACTCGCCTCTGCTATCGAGcctgcagtgaaagcggctgtgctGAGCGTCATGTCTGCATTAGCAAAGTTCGTGGacagtaaatgtgcagttttcaatcTCAGACTGGACGAAAGAGACCAAGAATTCGAAAGCGTGAGATTGCGATTGGAAATAGCGGAGAACGGGTTGAAAGCAATGCGAGACGGAGAATACACGAACACTGGCGATAAGAACTTCACACAGTCtttcacaaacactgacacacaataCCACGGGAGCGACAGTATTATTGCTCACGGGCTGCCGGCGCGGGATTTCTCCACTCTTCCAGTTCAGCCAGTCAGGGATCCGGTGCCTGCAGTCAACACCGCACTGAAAAACTCCCGGGTTTTAATCCAGGAGGATGGAAGCTATTCCGAGCAGGACCTGCTGATGCGAGGTGATGACTCTGAACAGAGTCACACAAGCACAGCGGGGTGGAGAAGAGCACTGAAAGGTAAGGACATCATATTTCAATCTATCAGCTCTTTAAATGTATTCAGTGAATGTAACGATCaagccatctcacaagtgcagtggtggCCCATAATGTTTTATTGCTTTGTTCCCCCCAGTCAGGCAACTTGCTAACTAAATATGTTCAATAGATAATTGCCTCCActtaaaatatatagaaaatattttaattacaaatcCGTCCCACTGATGCAGTGTTACCCCAAATATTATCAATTTACTACCAATGAGGAATGACTGTGTGTCAcgattgttctttattttacaaCCAAAATATACTTATCATCAAAAGAatcgtatcacttatatttgagcatcagaaGAAACTTAACACtaatatttggataaaatttacaagatgtgatcgaaaaatgacaaaccctgttttagagcaggtgcagtgaccttttattgtgctgattaacaactgacatcacgatgATGCTGCGGAATGATCTGtggatctcgggcaggtgttgtaACTCTTGGTCTCCTAGTTCATGGCcggtcattgacagagtgtgtgtggttataccgtctcgccaggtttgaaatcgctggctgtgagcacccaagacggcgagccacagcacgctgccctcgtccagcctctgacatgccgatcgcacgaaggcgctgctctcttgacagacgtggcatgttgttttttttttttttttttttttcgttattGCTTCttttcaagcttgcaattcaacagctgaaatcactccgtATCCAGTGtccaactgtctcactaattaggtgattaagtgcatatgcttcagtcatagtcactcaagcgtgtcatggtcaaggatgaatgatcgagtgattaaaaagaaaccaaaaacattttgtcaatgtccatcatttatatatcttattttttttcgaaaataaatgtgttataatagtgataagtttattttgatgctcggtGTAGTTTGTGCAAGAGTGACAGCTCCGCATTTGAGGGGCCAATTCAACACATGATAATGACAGGTTACTAGATGTGCAATCTAGAATGAACCCAGTTTATGATGTAGATTTTACAGTGTTTCACTCTTCTCTCTGACACAGGTCCTGCAGAGAGAAATGCTCCTCCTCATGCTGAGGAAGGGTCGAAGGCAGAATCAGTTCCCATTCAAGAGGAGCTCTTTGACCAGGAATGGTGCAGGAGTCCAGAGCAGACTACAGAGCTGACATCTATTGAAGGGGAGAATGAGCCACATGCACTAGATCCTGTCCACATTAATGAAGAGATCCCTGGAATTGAACCGGTCATCATTAAAGAGGAGGTTCTTGAACTTGAATCTGACCCCATTGAAGAGGGGGGTGCTGACCACTTTGAAAAACTGCAGCAAATTCACATGGGACAGAAACTGCATCTCTGTActgtttgtgggaagagtttcaaacaAGCATCACAGCTAAAAgcccaccagcgaattcacacaggagagaaaccgtatagcTGTGatcactgtgggaagagattcactcTGTctacagacctgaaaagacaccagcgaattcacacaggagagaaaccatatcgctgcactgagtgtgagaagagtttcaaacAAGCATCGCAGCTTAAAgcccaccagcgaattcacacaggagagaaacgttATCATTGtgatgactgtgggaagagtttcattctGTCTGCAGTCCTTAGaagacaccagagaattcacacaggagagaaaccttatagCTGCACTGAGTGTGAGAAGAGTTTCAATCAGATGTCCCACCTTAAAtcccaccagcgaattcacacaggagagaagccgtataGCTGTGatcactgtgggaagagattcacccTCTCAGGAGCACTGACAGTACAtaagcgaattcacacaggagagaagccgtataGCTGTGatcactgtgggaagagattcactcGGACAGGAAATCTGATGTCACACCTTCGAGTTCACACAGGGGAGCAGTCGACTCACTGCACTCAATAAGAGAGATTTTATTTTCCACTCCCAGTTGTAAAAGCACACAGTATCCAGACACTTCACTAGGAACAGTAGCACTGTACCTCCATCACAAGATGACTCAGTCTAGTGGAAGCGGAGAGTATATAAGACCCTGAGATGCAATTGGACTTTTTGATCCCTTTTTCAAACTAATCTTGTCTTCTGATCCCTGATTGTCTgagttattaaaatgtaaatcctGGGAAGCACATGACCgggccctcacgggtcggatagCCAgcggagaagcacccgtaccgtATCGAGCCCTCAAGGGTTGGATAGCCAgcggagaagcacccgtaccgtATCGAGCCCTCAAGGGTTGGATAGCCAgcggagaagcacccgtaccgtaccgagccctcacgggtcggatagCTAgcggagaagcacccgtaccgtaccgagccctcacgggtcggatagCCAGCAGAGAagcacccgtaccgtaccgagccctcacgggtcggatagccagtggagaaggggtagaAGACCCTGAGATGTAATTGGACTTCTTGATCCCTTTGTCAAACTGATCTTGTCTTCTCTCTGATTGTCTAagttatgaaaatgtaaatcctGGGAAGGACTTGTCTGATTTTTTGCATGGATGTATATTATAGTTTCATGAATACAAGCTTCATTTAATTCATACTTACAGAGCCTGTCTGTCAGATTCCTGCCGTTCAACACTGCAGAGATCACAAAAGTCaatcacaaaaatatatacagttgcagacaaaatatTTGGCCagttaaagaaaatgtaaaaaaacacaaaaaggtgatttctataatttcattttttttctattaaaatagaTCTATTATAGTCGAgatttaattgtaaaataaaacaaatcattgcataacatgcatacaatgaaaaataagatgcaaaaacaaatttcatactttaacaaaagtatttgggcaatcaacatatttcttatgaaacccattcgttgctaattattgacaattatcatgattgaaaaccaacacctgaggctaattatataataaacaaatacataatcatcaagtggaAATTTGTGATTTTAAGAAATAGTCAGTAGATAGGACCTATGTGTCAAATGATAAAAGGACAGACTAGAATTACAAAAACGTCTAAAACTCACATACATCTGATATTTAATAACAAACCAGAACATGTCACAAAGTCATAGTATTTGGTGACTGGGCTCTCGGATCATAATATGATGTTAATTGCTAGAAAATTGATGAAAGGATGGCATGAGAGAGAGATTTAAATATACCCTAAATGTTCCAGTTGTTTGTACATTTTGTGACTGTCGTTACAGATCCTGCGCTGTGTCGGTGAGAAGAGATGAAAAAACATGACTGCAGACGAGCCCGGATTTTTTATCTAATACCCTCCTATTCCTCCAGCAACATGGGCAGCCCCCATGTACCCCTATATATCCTTGAGTCTCCCCGTTGCGTCAGGGCCCAAATCGTTAACGTCTTCCCGCCCCAAAACATGCTGCAAaactgtctctctcacacacaatgCAACCTCTTCACACACGCTAAACACCCTACCCCCTACACAATTAGATCCCCTGACACATTTACACTGTTAGCCCAGTCACAACAATTACTACTGCCCAGTTACACGATCATCCTGCAAAGCTATATATTAAATTTCAATCTATGTAAAATAGACCAGGGGGACCTGAGATCCcccttatttatttttctactgttatttttattatatacatttttattttatgtcctgttttgaaaatgttttcagcGTGGAGATGGAAGGAAGTGAAAGTAATCTAAATGACCTGCCCGCATCTGATTCCTATTTAGGTATCGTGTCAATATTATCatggtgactctcttggcgtgaatggcacacaggttggtgtcctcaaagagcctgaccaggtaagcctcgctagcTTCTTGCAGTGCCAtcacagcggagctctggaagcacaggtcggtcttgaaatcctgagcgatttctcTGACAAGCCGCTGGAAGGGCAGCTTGCAGATCAGCAGTtcggtggatttctgatagcggcggatCTCCCTCAGAGCCACAGTCCCAGGCCTGTAGCGGTGAGGTTTCTTCACGCCGCCGGTAGCGGGAGCGCTCTTTCGGGCAGCCTTGGTAGCGAGCTGCTTCCTGGGAgcctttccaccggtggacttacGAGCGGTCTGCTTGGTTCGTGCCATCTTCAAACTCTTCTACACAGTATGAAAAACTGTACAATGTGAAACAAACAGCTAATACCAGAGACCATACACAGGAACTGAGCTGCACTGATAGGATACAAGACACTTAGGGCAGCTTTATGTTCTTCATtggttatacagtcagcactcagatctgtcccaaattaatgcacttacccatcacacgcgatttctgaccagttttctgatacaaaaccCATTTTTCAATGTTAAAATGTACTTGTTTAACCATGACAGTCTGCTTTTTTTCTCGTATGCCAAATCAGTCTCTCTTTATTGTACAGttcacagcacttcctccaatttcacatgaccaaaaaatgctgaaaaaacaaagtgaatgagacaagctacggtaatgtaaacgTTAATTattaacagttttagatactgtgatgtgttttttttaaaaaaaatctgtgatctttagttgcttttgtgcatcttcatttgcaagtgaactgtgacattagggccttattgagcactatattctgcaaatttgaatactgactttggatattgttttaattctggaaactgttttttaatcttttgcaaaattgcattgctttttaatttttttgcagttctgtgcatgggtaaaattttgatttcattttgctcttAGGTCTTTAATGGGGAAttgtacatactgctacaatatgtatagGATCTAAAAGTCTGTACCTTATTACAGTCCACGGTCATCCATTTTGGCATGATATTTGCAGAATCATATCATTATGAATTacaatacttctgttgaaaatgtaGTACTGTACCAATAGCCAACTGTAGccaacttattttaaaacacagtcctttcagctgtgtatttttgacattgtatctctGCCtttcctgaaaaacagacaagggttggaacgggccaaaatgaaataatcagatatgcatcacactcctTTAACCATGACTGCAGTCacaattttatagggttggatatacgagtgctgactgtattctaGATTCTCAATGATTGATTGGAATATTTGAATTCTGTGCGCATTCTGTTAAGCAGTCATTGATTGTTGTTGGCGCCTATTCAATAAATATAGTAATTCAGGAAAACATTGCTAATCCCCAGTTTTAAGACATACTTCCATTTGAATGAAACAGTCTGTGTTTAAAATTGTAACAGAAAAACGCTCAACAATAGACAAGCCATACTTATTTATGGCAAGagaaaatacataataaacaTATGTACCCTTAACTTTAAAGAACAAAGCCCCCTTTGAAAATACAATTATActtaccaaaaaataaacaaggaaaataaaCGTAAAACACAATTACCTGCTTGGACAGTTTTCTAGACCCAAGATTGAGTGTAGTcttttaaaagtaaattaaataagttttaaaaaacaaaggtgTATTGTAGAACCATTTTCTTCTATTTAGAATCTATATGTATATGTTGCAacattttgaaacagaaatacaaatgttATGATTAAGAATTTTCAGCTTTGACAATATTTAGTGTAATTTGAAGATCCTGAGGTCTATTTCGTACATAACAGTGAATCGACGACTACATAATGTAGGTGTTTGCAAtatctgtatttaaatacattatacagtGCTGGCAGACAACAATTGCTTCATTATAAGGAGTTCTGCAAGATGGTATTCTTGGCTGTCATCATTACAGAAACATGttttggggtaaaatgaagaacaactGTCCCACTGCTAGTAATGATCTATTCAGAGAtaacaagatatttagtgagcaaggggcATGAGTGTGACAAACTAGGTCATAAATACACTACTGCAAGTCATTATACATTCCAAAACAAAATGGGGCACCACAGCACTCGTGAGATTGCTTGAACAATAAAACCTTTGCCAATTTTTAACAAGGGGATGATTAGCAATTAATTATGGAACAccacaatgacaataataataataataaaaaattacaatagGTTTGAATTGGGCTTTTATTTGTGTGTGATTGAGCTTTCTAATCTCTGCAGTGTTGAACAACAGGAATCTGACAGACAGGCTCTGTAAGTATAAATTAAATGAAACTTGTATTCATGAAATTAAAATATACATCCCTGCAAAAAATCATACAAGTCCTTCCCaggatttacattttaataactcAGACAATCAAGGATCAGAAGACAAGTATATTTTGACAAAAGGATCAAAAAGTCCAATTACATCTCAGGGTCTtctaccccttctccactggctatccgacccgtgagggctcggtacggtacgggtgcttctccactgacTATTTGTCGAGCTGAGCGAGAACCAGACCATGAAActccggcctcacaagacatctgaatccggctgcgaGCCGAGTCgtgccaggggcggggttaaggattttcatcattacactgcatcagtcagtacactccacaaagacaaacaacatgGTGGGCAGTGAGTGTGATGAGgtaaaagtacagccttgggacgctgaggaagtgcaggctctcgtttctctgtgggcagatagaagtgttcaggaagatctggagttgtgtgtcagaaatgagaaagtttatacccaaatttctgacgatttgaagcaaatggacataaactgtgggtacggtacacttaactcacacactcaaaaacacaaaattacacCAAATTTCTCTTTGacttttattatattaatataaagaaaaacaatgcGGAAACTAAAAAATgttaacttatttacaaaaatatagtaaaacaaaatacagctgtatcTCCACTCCCCTCCCCATTGTATATGATCTCTGATGCATTCTCagccattttggaccactttTAAAAGCAATTTTTAATTTGACTGTAGAaaattcagaaattacttcacttacgccttgtcattttaccagataGATCAATCTGATAAATCTCAcatgaggctagttaacaaacatagtTTTTAAAGGGTTAATTTTATGAAACCTCGGCCTCAAAAATCATATACAACCTCTGCTTCACTCAATCAGATATCGTAAATACAGAGTTTGACAATTTTCTATGTTTAACTAATaaccaaatgtaaaaaataaaatattttgttttaaaatatttttattttttactttaataatacTCAGGCTTCGGATCGGGTACATTATTTATATCTTTAACCATTGCTGACAGTGCGCAGAACGGTGGGGAGAGTataagcaaacagtttaattacctTACGATTCAGGCGCGTGCCTTTAAAGTAAGAATAAACTATTGTcattatttaaacacaaacacgcttatttgacttgaaaaaagttttaagcaaattcctacttggtttgcttgaatgagtagtacacaacaagcttcaatatgaaagctgaaaattaattttaataaaaaaaaagtttttaatgaaaaacaaactaaactcacaattacctagcctatatttaattaatcatttattttcctATTTAAACTGCCCAGCATCTTCTGCTGCAGTCACACCACTGTTAACGTTAGCTGGAGTAAATAGTGCAGAGCGGACTACAGGTCAAACCACTATTTGTGTAGGGGCtgtttcattgatttatttatttttaatgttggatTTATGGCGTCTTATGAATGACTttccatttttttacattttaaaccgtttataggcaaaacaaaaacaaaacatagaataatagtaTGTTTACACTGAACATAAACAGTCGAGGGGCAAAATATATCGTTTGCCTACCCTGTGCTCTATCAGTTAGGTGCCTATGGTCTCAATtaagttacagttcaacaggagaaaTATATACTAGAAGGACACAAGTCATGAAGTACGTGTGAAAACTCTGTGCTTTTTCAACTGCGAGTGGAAAATAAAATCTCTCTTATTGGGCACAGTGAGCCGACTGCTTCCCTCTGTGAACTCGAAGGTGTGACACCAGATTTCCTGCCCgattgaatctcttcccacagtaaTCACAGCtatacggcttctctcctgtgtgaattcgctggtgggaTTTGAGGTGGGATATTTgtttgaaactcttctcacaCTCTGTGCAGCTATaaggtttctctcccgtgtgaattcgctggtgggcTTTAAGGTGGGATACTTGTTTGAAACCCTTCTCACACTCAGTGCAGCGATATGGTTTCCCTCCTGTATGAGATCTATGGTGTATTTTGAGCTCTTCTGCTGTATTAAAATCCTTTGCACAGTAAGTGCAGCGATACAGCTTCCCTCCTGTGTGCATTCGCTGATGCAATGTCAGGGTTCCTAACTGAGTGAAACTCTTTTCACCTCCACTACAGTGATACAGCTTCTTTCCAtagtgaatttgctggtgtgttttaagatgGTGtaacttctctcctgtgtgaaagcGACGGTGTCTTTTCAGATCTGTTGATGTACTGAGACTCTTCCCACACACAGTATAGAGAtgcagtttctctcctgtgtgaatttgctgctGTCTTTCAAAGTGGTTAGAACCCCCCTCTTCAATGCGGT encodes the following:
- the LOC131696524 gene encoding zinc finger protein 624-like, which encodes MRRVSKMKEEMDICASSASLLEEELASAIEPAVKAAVLSVMSALAKFVDSKCAVFNLRLDERDQEFESVRLRLEIAENGLKAMRDGEYTNTGDKNFTQSFTNTDTQYHGSDSIIAHGLPARDFSTLPVQPVRDPVPAVNTALKNSRVLIQEDGSYSEQDLLMRGDDSEQSHTSTAGWRRALKGPAERNAPPHAEEGSKAESVPIQEELFDQEWCRSPEQTTELTSIEGENEPHALDPVHINEEIPGIEPVIIKEEVLELESDPIEEGGADHFEKLQQIHMGQKLHLCTVCGKSFKQASQLKAHQRIHTGEKPYSCDHCGKRFTLSTDLKRHQRIHTGEKPYRCTECEKSFKQASQLKAHQRIHTGEKRYHCDDCGKSFILSAVLRRHQRIHTGEKPYSCTECEKSFNQMSHLKSHQRIHTGEKPYSCDHCGKRFTLSGALTVHKRIHTGEKPYSCDHCGKRFTRTGNLMSHLRVHTGEQSTHCTQ
- the LOC131709659 gene encoding histone H3, embryonic-like gives rise to the protein MARTKQTARKSTGGKAPRKQLATKAARKSAPATGGVKKPHRYRPGTVALREIRRYQKSTELLICKLPFQRLVREIAQDFKTDLCFQSSAVMALQEASEAYLVRLFEDTNLCAIHAKRVTMIILTRYLNRNQMRAGHLDYFHFLPSPR